AGGCCGAGCAGCTGCGTATAGACACTATCGACCAGGTACTGGCCAGCGAACTGCCCTAAGCGAGCACGCTCGCTATCGTCTCTAGCCGACCGTCGAGTCATCAATACTCCTTCCTGTCTGCATAACGTCAGCTTGTGCTGTGGACGCTCCAATAATGCGGCCGCGGAGCGGCCGCCATCAATAGCGCGGCCATCAGTCACCAAGCGCCGTTATGCCGCTCCCGGCCGCTCGCCCTCCACGAAGCCGTCCCACTTCCTCATCACCGCGCTCGCGAGCTCTAACGCGTCCCATTTCGTTCCGTCGCTGAGGATGACTACGGACGTCCCGTTTCCGAGATTGCCCCCTGAGGGGTCGTACTCTAGCGCCTCCGATGGAGGGGCGGGCTGGCTTGGGGAACGAATGGTGTGATGCTTGTGCGAGTTGGCGAGATCGCGACACAGGCGCATCTCGGCGCTCGACTCGATGAATGCATCCAGATCGGACTGCTTCACGGCGCCGGAATCCGCGAGCCAGTCGCGCAGGTGAAACGCATTCTCGAAGAACGCGAACAGAAAGTCGTACCGGTCTGTGGGCGACGCTGCCAGCTGCAAGCGGGCATGCCATCTCCTAGCACGGTCCAACTGGGCGCTCCAACCGCCCGGCATGTGGAGGCTCCAGCCCACCTCTGGACGCTTCCCACCAAAACTCACACGAACCTCATCGAGTCGCGCTCGTCGGCATAACGTTTGCTTGTGCTGCAGACACTCAATGAGATGCGGCCGCGCAGCGGCCGCTTCAACAGCGTGGCTGTCAGCCACCAAGCATCGTTATGCGGGGCGGCCGCGAACATAGTCCATATACGCTCGCGCGAACGCATGATGGTGGTAATGGCAGTCCTCGCAAAGCACCTGTAGATCCTTCGGGAGTTCGGCTCCGCCCACACGGTCGTACGATACGTGATGAACGTGAAGGCCGGCATCTTGGTCGCCACACTCCTCACAGCGGAACCAGGCGTTCTTCAGCGCCCCCTCTCGCTTCGCTCTCCATACCGAACTCTTCAGGTACTCGGCGTAGGCTGCACGACGCTCGTTTGCAGCCTCGTCGGCAGGCAGGCCGGCAACGGAACCTGGAAACACGAGGACACCGTTCTCGTTGACAAGCCATGATTCAACGTCGTCGCCAAAGTCGATGTCGCTAGCCACCATGGTCGCGGCGGAAGACCAGCCACAACCGCACGCACCACACTGTGGACAGATGATGTTCAGCAGCGTACAGGCAGAGCACAGCGCATGAAGCTGACTGTCGACGGTAGCCTTGCAGTTGTAGCAATGGCTTGTACGCCGAGCAGGATCCACGGACCTTACGGACCCGAGGTACGGCAAGCCGCGACGCTTCAAGTCCTGGCGGTGTCGGACTCGAGGTACCCACTCGGGGCTTGCAGGAACGTGAGGACGCTTCGGCGGCGGCGGGGCTGACCGATCATTGCTGACGAGTCCGGTCTCTATTCGCGCCTTCTCTAAGCGCGCAGCCTCCAGAGGCGACGAGAAATCGACTGAGGTGTCGCGTCGCTTGAGCGGGACGTCAGGTGCGGCGGGTGCCTTGGGCTTCAGAGATGCCAAGTGGTCGCGGAGCTGCTCCTCGATGCTCTTGCCGACCATCAATCAACCTCCGCATAACGTTCAAGGTCAGCTGCGGCGGAATCCATAAGATCGCGCTGTGGACACGAGCGCAGCGAGTGCCTCAGCGCGTACCATACCTCCGCCGTCTGCTGCAACGCCAGTTAGGGCTCACGTGTTCGTGACGATCCGGCGGCCGCGCCCAACCCGAGTCGCAGAGCCCAGCCGACGCCAGTTCCGTGGCCGCGGATAGGTAAGGCGTGTGCGCGTAGCTCGGTGGCGGCCACAAGGGCGCTCGCGAGGGTCCACGGGCGCCGGAGATAGAGAGCGGCCATCGGACGAGGGGTGTCATGCCGCTCCCTGACGCGAGCAATGGTTGCTCCCGCCGTCCAAGCCCGCTCAGGTAGGTGATCGCCAAACGCGAAGCCCGCGCCCACTTCAATCACGCGAGCATCGTGAAGATCACAGAATCCGTCGCACCCAGTCGCAATGCCGAAGC
The Gemmatimonadaceae bacterium DNA segment above includes these coding regions:
- a CDS encoding HNH endonuclease; the protein is MASDIDFGDDVESWLVNENGVLVFPGSVAGLPADEAANERRAAYAEYLKSSVWRAKREGALKNAWFRCEECGDQDAGLHVHHVSYDRVGGAELPKDLQVLCEDCHYHHHAFARAYMDYVRGRPA